The proteins below are encoded in one region of Nitrospirota bacterium:
- the hisZ gene encoding ATP phosphoribosyltransferase regulatory subunit, producing MTRSKPTERSLLPKGMATLLPAAAAVRQGLERTALDVFKSWGYEEIITPLFEYLDVITPGLGPGLVEKVYTVADRSTGRVMVLRPDVTPQIARMAATVLRDTARPLRLCYGTNVFRYEDEHAGHEREIFQLGAELIGPSAPSADAEMLALAVDVLDRFGLASATVAVGHVGFFRGWLAEADASPDLAPQLEDAVAKKERSLVIDLLTHGGHTRAAAARLAGLLDLMGPESVLARATSVVDNPSARDAVASLRETARQARDYGITKSLVFDLAEIRNREYYSGLIFELFADGVGYEVGRGGRYDDLIGRYGAPEPSTGFAIHLERLQQGLDRTRARAPVASVQALVVAERGSGPAIRLARELRGAGLPVAMWNEDGRGPVEYARELGIPWVVAPGPVRRRVTLTSMRSGRSRRLSVGACVALLRRGRRSQGRAT from the coding sequence ATGACCCGCTCCAAACCCACGGAACGCTCGCTCCTTCCAAAAGGGATGGCCACGCTGTTGCCTGCCGCCGCCGCCGTGCGACAGGGCCTGGAGCGTACGGCATTGGACGTCTTTAAGAGCTGGGGCTACGAAGAAATCATCACGCCCCTGTTCGAGTACTTGGACGTTATCACCCCGGGGCTCGGTCCCGGATTGGTCGAAAAAGTGTACACGGTGGCTGACCGCAGCACGGGGCGTGTGATGGTCCTCCGTCCCGACGTCACGCCCCAGATCGCCCGCATGGCGGCCACCGTCCTACGCGACACTGCGCGGCCCTTGCGTTTGTGTTACGGAACCAACGTGTTTCGCTACGAGGACGAACACGCGGGGCATGAGCGAGAGATTTTTCAGCTCGGCGCCGAGCTGATCGGTCCGTCGGCTCCGTCCGCCGACGCGGAGATGTTGGCCCTTGCGGTTGACGTGCTCGACCGGTTCGGTCTCGCGAGCGCGACGGTCGCGGTGGGGCACGTGGGGTTTTTCCGCGGCTGGCTGGCGGAGGCGGATGCGTCGCCGGATCTGGCGCCGCAACTGGAGGATGCCGTTGCAAAGAAGGAGCGGAGTCTGGTCATCGACCTCCTGACGCACGGCGGCCACACGCGCGCCGCGGCCGCCCGGTTGGCGGGCCTCCTCGATCTCATGGGTCCTGAATCCGTACTGGCGCGGGCGACGTCGGTGGTGGACAACCCGTCGGCGCGGGACGCGGTGGCGTCGCTGCGCGAGACCGCCCGCCAGGCGAGAGACTACGGCATTACGAAGTCGCTGGTGTTCGATCTCGCCGAGATCCGTAACAGGGAATATTACTCCGGGCTCATCTTCGAGCTGTTCGCCGATGGCGTCGGGTACGAAGTCGGACGCGGAGGTCGCTACGATGATTTGATTGGGCGATACGGCGCTCCGGAGCCCTCCACCGGGTTCGCGATCCACCTGGAGCGGCTTCAGCAGGGACTCGATCGCACCCGCGCGCGAGCGCCGGTCGCGTCGGTTCAGGCGTTGGTCGTGGCGGAGCGCGGTTCGGGCCCGGCCATTAGGTTGGCCCGTGAACTGCGCGGAGCGGGTCTTCCCGTGGCGATGTGGAACGAGGACGGTCGCGGGCCGGTCGAGTATGCACGGGAGCTGGGAATCCCCTGGGTCGTGGCTCCGGGTCCGGTGAGACGCCGCGTGACGTTGACCTCGATGCGGTCCGGTCGATCCAGACGGCTGTCGGTCGGGGCGTGCGTAGCTCTG